The proteins below are encoded in one region of Campylobacter rectus:
- the napA gene encoding nitrate reductase catalytic subunit NapA: MDRRDFIKSAAASAACASAGIALPSSMAAAENAAEKGWRWDKAACRFCGTGCGVMIATKEGKIVAVKGDPEAPVNRGLNCIKGYFNAKIMYGADRITQPLLRVNEKGEFDKKGKFKPISWEKAFDIMAEKYKETMKKNGVHSACVFGSGQYTIMEGYAAVKLWKAGIRSNSIDPNARHCMASAVVAFMQTFGIDEPAGCYDDIELTDTIVTWGANMAEMHPILWARVSDKKLSDPERVKVVNLSTYSTRTSNIADTEIIFAPSSDLVIWNYIAHEIVYNHPEVIDWDYVNNHCAFTTGPVDIGYGLRNNPSHPNYNSEKDVMEVELKKTISESEGATLGYLGHKAGDVMENKNAASAGKHWLITFEEFKEALKPYTLDFSAPLIKGDPDEDLEEFKKKLKQLADLYIEKGRKVVSFWTMGFNQHQRGTWVNEQAYMIHMLLGKQAKPGDGAFSLTGQPSACGTAREVGTFVHRLPADMVVNNADHRAVCEKIWKLPKDTLNPKPASHYVKMMRDLEDGKMKWAWVQVNNPWQNTANANHWIKAAREMDNFIVVSDPYPGISAKVADLILPSAMIYEKWGAYGNAERRTQHWRQQVLPVGEAMSDTWQILEFSKRFKLKEVWGEQKVDDKLTLPNVLDVAKAMGYDEEATLFDVLFANEEAKSYPAKDAIMEDFDNSEVFGDSRKVVGSDGKVFEGYGFFVQKYLWEDYRKFGSGHGHDLADFDTYHKVRGLRWPVVDGKETQWRFNAKYDPYAKKYAQEGKQFAFYGNAKAKLPKGDLAKVTSGDEKFSIAHKAKIFFRPYMEPCEMPDGTYPFWLCTGRVLEHWHTGTMTMRVPELYRAVPEALCYMHEADAQKLNLQHNDVVWVESRRGKVKARLDLRGRNKTPSGLVYVPFFDENVYINKVCLDATCPISKETDYKKCAVKIYKA; encoded by the coding sequence ATGGATCGACGAGATTTTATAAAAAGCGCCGCCGCTTCAGCCGCTTGTGCGAGCGCGGGCATAGCATTGCCTTCATCTATGGCGGCGGCCGAAAACGCCGCTGAAAAAGGTTGGCGCTGGGATAAAGCGGCGTGTCGTTTTTGCGGAACGGGCTGCGGCGTAATGATAGCGACAAAAGAGGGCAAAATAGTGGCTGTCAAGGGCGACCCGGAAGCGCCTGTAAATCGCGGACTAAACTGCATCAAAGGCTACTTTAACGCAAAGATTATGTATGGCGCGGATCGCATCACTCAGCCGCTTTTGCGCGTAAACGAAAAGGGCGAATTTGACAAAAAAGGCAAATTTAAGCCTATTAGCTGGGAAAAAGCGTTTGACATCATGGCGGAAAAATATAAAGAAACTATGAAGAAAAACGGCGTGCACTCAGCCTGCGTTTTCGGCTCGGGTCAATACACCATAATGGAGGGTTATGCGGCGGTAAAACTATGGAAAGCCGGCATCAGAAGTAACTCTATCGATCCAAACGCCCGCCACTGTATGGCAAGCGCGGTCGTGGCCTTTATGCAGACCTTTGGTATCGACGAGCCTGCGGGCTGCTACGACGACATCGAGCTAACCGATACGATCGTGACGTGGGGCGCGAATATGGCGGAGATGCACCCGATACTTTGGGCGCGCGTCAGCGATAAAAAGCTAAGCGACCCCGAGCGCGTGAAAGTCGTAAATTTAAGCACGTATTCGACTAGAACTTCAAACATTGCCGATACGGAGATTATCTTCGCTCCTTCGAGCGACCTTGTGATCTGGAACTACATCGCGCACGAGATCGTTTATAATCATCCCGAAGTCATAGACTGGGACTACGTAAATAATCACTGCGCTTTTACCACGGGTCCCGTAGATATCGGATACGGCCTTAGAAATAACCCGAGCCACCCTAACTACAACTCCGAAAAGGACGTTATGGAAGTCGAGCTTAAGAAAACTATAAGCGAGAGTGAGGGTGCGACCTTAGGGTATCTCGGACATAAAGCTGGCGATGTAATGGAAAATAAAAACGCCGCAAGCGCAGGCAAGCACTGGCTGATAACTTTTGAAGAATTTAAAGAAGCTCTTAAGCCTTATACGCTTGATTTCTCGGCGCCGTTAATCAAAGGCGATCCCGATGAAGATCTGGAAGAATTTAAGAAAAAGCTAAAGCAGCTTGCCGACCTATATATAGAAAAGGGTAGAAAAGTAGTGAGCTTTTGGACGATGGGCTTTAACCAGCACCAACGCGGCACCTGGGTAAACGAGCAAGCGTATATGATACATATGCTTCTTGGTAAGCAAGCAAAACCGGGCGACGGAGCCTTCTCGCTAACGGGACAACCGAGTGCTTGCGGAACGGCTCGCGAGGTCGGTACTTTCGTTCACCGCTTGCCTGCGGATATGGTCGTAAATAACGCCGATCACCGCGCGGTTTGCGAGAAAATTTGGAAATTGCCTAAAGATACGCTAAATCCTAAGCCGGCTTCTCACTATGTAAAAATGATGCGCGACTTGGAGGACGGAAAAATGAAATGGGCGTGGGTGCAGGTAAATAACCCTTGGCAAAACACCGCAAACGCCAATCACTGGATAAAAGCCGCGCGCGAGATGGATAACTTTATCGTAGTTTCCGATCCGTATCCCGGCATCTCGGCTAAAGTTGCGGATCTTATCTTACCAAGCGCGATGATATATGAAAAATGGGGCGCATACGGCAACGCCGAACGCAGAACTCAACACTGGAGACAGCAGGTGTTGCCCGTAGGCGAAGCGATGAGCGACACGTGGCAAATTTTAGAATTTTCAAAACGCTTTAAACTAAAAGAGGTCTGGGGCGAGCAAAAGGTAGATGACAAGCTAACGCTTCCAAACGTGCTTGATGTGGCCAAAGCTATGGGATATGACGAAGAGGCTACGCTATTTGACGTGCTTTTTGCAAACGAAGAAGCTAAAAGCTACCCTGCAAAAGACGCGATAATGGAAGATTTCGACAACTCCGAAGTCTTCGGCGATAGCAGAAAAGTAGTCGGCTCAGACGGCAAGGTCTTTGAAGGATATGGATTTTTCGTGCAAAAATACCTCTGGGAAGATTACCGCAAATTCGGCTCCGGACACGGACACGATCTAGCGGACTTTGATACTTATCATAAAGTGCGCGGCCTAAGATGGCCGGTCGTAGACGGCAAGGAAACTCAGTGGAGATTTAACGCCAAATACGATCCTTATGCGAAGAAATATGCGCAGGAAGGCAAGCAGTTTGCATTCTACGGCAATGCTAAAGCCAAACTTCCAAAAGGCGATTTGGCGAAAGTAACGAGCGGAGACGAGAAATTTTCTATCGCTCATAAGGCTAAAATTTTCTTTCGCCCTTATATGGAGCCTTGCGAGATGCCCGATGGCACGTATCCGTTTTGGCTATGTACCGGCCGCGTCCTGGAGCACTGGCACACCGGCACTATGACTATGCGCGTTCCCGAGCTTTACCGTGCTGTACCCGAAGCGCTTTGCTATATGCACGAAGCCGATGCGCAGAAGCTAAATTTACAGCATAACGACGTAGTTTGGGTCGAGTCTCGCCGAGGTAAGGTGAAAGCGAGACTGGATCTGCGCGGACGAAATAAAACCCCTTCGGGGCTAGTTTACGTGCCGTTTTTCGATGAAAACGTATATATCAACAAAGTCTGCCTAGATGCGACTTGCCCGATATCAAAAGAGACGGATTACAAAAAATGCGCGGTTAAAATTTACAAGGCGTAG
- the napG gene encoding ferredoxin-type protein NapG: MQNRREALKFGLKAISLALAGGFIWSTQTAAKAQNLLIRPPGALKEKNFLSECIRCGLCVEACPWDTLKLADLNDGLPFGTPFFTPRNIPCYMCPDVPCTVACPTGALDVKLVSEDNGKLNINKSKMGIAVLDPNFCIAYEGLRCDACYRACPLIDKALRLEYARNERTQKHAFFKPVVDADYCTGCGMCEQVCVTPKASIFVLPREVGLGSSNEQYVKGWVEGADKKLKDASPKDFKTDEKKLNDYLNSGDLL, from the coding sequence ATGCAAAATAGAAGAGAGGCCTTAAAATTTGGGCTAAAGGCGATCAGTTTGGCGCTAGCCGGCGGCTTCATATGGAGTACGCAAACTGCGGCGAAGGCTCAAAACCTACTCATCCGTCCGCCCGGAGCCTTAAAGGAGAAAAATTTTCTTAGCGAGTGCATACGTTGCGGGCTTTGCGTAGAAGCCTGCCCTTGGGATACGCTTAAGCTTGCCGACCTTAACGACGGACTGCCTTTTGGCACTCCGTTTTTTACTCCGCGCAACATCCCTTGCTATATGTGTCCGGATGTCCCGTGCACCGTAGCTTGCCCTACCGGAGCGCTAGATGTAAAGCTAGTGAGCGAGGATAACGGCAAGCTAAACATAAATAAAAGCAAAATGGGTATTGCGGTGCTCGATCCGAATTTTTGCATCGCTTACGAGGGGCTTCGCTGCGACGCTTGCTACCGCGCCTGTCCTCTTATCGACAAGGCGCTTAGACTGGAGTATGCCCGCAACGAACGCACGCAAAAGCACGCGTTTTTTAAACCGGTCGTAGATGCCGACTACTGCACGGGTTGCGGTATGTGCGAGCAGGTATGCGTGACGCCAAAAGCCTCCATATTTGTGCTTCCGCGCGAAGTCGGGCTGGGATCTAGCAACGAGCAATACGTAAAAGGCTGGGTCGAGGGCGCGGACAAAAAGCTAAAAGACGCATCGCCTAAAGACTTTAAAACCGACGAGAAAAAGCTAAACGACTATCTAAATAGCGGAGATTTGCTATGA
- the napH gene encoding quinol dehydrogenase ferredoxin subunit NapH, with protein sequence MKFLILRRISQILILGLFFASNYYGVKILQGNLSSSLLFGVLPLSDPFAVLQLFLASFSIASGALLGAGIVFAFYAIIAPRAFCGWVCPVNIITETAHWIRVKLGYDKDKKFVNFTRSTRYYVLGFTLLVSLVTSAPAFEGVSYIGIIQRGVIYGGTLWLFVAFGVFAIDAFIGDRLICSRLCPLGAFYALAGKFAFIRVKHDVSSCTNCLKCKLVCPENQVLGIIGKQSGFITSSECISCGRCIDVCDDNALKFNIRNLLKEKNQ encoded by the coding sequence ATGAAATTTTTGATTTTAAGAAGGATAAGTCAAATTTTGATCCTAGGGCTGTTTTTTGCGAGCAACTATTACGGCGTCAAAATTTTACAAGGCAATCTCAGCTCCTCTTTGCTTTTCGGAGTCCTGCCGCTTAGCGATCCGTTTGCGGTTTTGCAGCTATTTTTGGCTAGTTTTAGCATAGCTTCGGGTGCGCTTTTAGGGGCGGGTATCGTGTTTGCTTTTTATGCGATTATCGCTCCGCGCGCCTTTTGCGGCTGGGTTTGCCCGGTAAATATCATAACCGAAACCGCACACTGGATTAGGGTAAAATTAGGCTACGATAAGGATAAAAAATTCGTAAATTTCACGCGAAGCACGAGATATTACGTTTTAGGATTTACCCTTCTCGTCTCGCTGGTTACGAGCGCACCCGCGTTTGAGGGGGTTAGCTACATCGGCATCATCCAGCGCGGCGTCATCTACGGCGGCACGCTGTGGCTATTCGTAGCGTTTGGAGTATTTGCGATAGATGCGTTTATCGGCGATAGGCTGATCTGCTCAAGGCTTTGTCCTCTGGGCGCTTTTTACGCGCTTGCGGGCAAATTTGCGTTTATCAGAGTAAAGCACGACGTTTCAAGCTGCACGAACTGCTTGAAATGCAAGCTCGTCTGCCCCGAAAATCAAGTGCTTGGTATCATCGGCAAACAAAGCGGATTTATAACCTCGAGCGAGTGCATCAGCTGCGGACGCTGTATCGACGTCTGCGATGATAACGCGCTTAAATTTAATATTAGAAATTTACTAAAGGAGAAAAATCAATGA
- a CDS encoding nitrate reductase cytochrome c-type subunit: protein MKARILAGLACAVLLFAGCSDDKSEQKVAASAPQTQNQTAEKKIETKAQASDVVKADKNVSEAKPEKREKFKLADGKGAEDLTIIRGASDVLDEDEVKLIDINWTLPAAGEAQRYERAFENAPPMIPHDLEGLMPITTDNNMCISCHMPEVAEGIGATSIPKSHLYSIRFSEDKGGQLSQDRFVCTVCHAPQANIEPKFKNNFVPEYRDANSSERSNLLDVLNEGVR, encoded by the coding sequence ATGAAGGCGAGAATTTTGGCGGGACTGGCATGCGCAGTTCTTCTATTTGCGGGTTGCAGCGACGATAAAAGCGAACAAAAAGTCGCCGCGAGCGCTCCGCAAACTCAAAACCAAACGGCGGAGAAAAAAATCGAAACTAAAGCGCAAGCTAGCGATGTCGTAAAAGCGGACAAAAACGTTAGCGAAGCAAAGCCTGAAAAGCGGGAGAAATTTAAGCTGGCAGACGGCAAAGGCGCAGAGGATCTGACCATAATTCGCGGCGCAAGCGACGTTTTGGACGAGGATGAGGTAAAGCTAATCGACATAAACTGGACTTTGCCCGCCGCCGGCGAAGCACAAAGATACGAGCGTGCCTTTGAAAACGCGCCGCCTATGATACCGCATGATTTAGAGGGGTTGATGCCGATAACGACGGACAATAATATGTGTATCTCTTGCCACATGCCAGAAGTCGCGGAAGGCATAGGCGCGACGTCGATACCAAAGTCGCATCTTTACAGCATAAGGTTTAGCGAGGATAAAGGCGGTCAGCTTAGCCAAGACCGCTTTGTATGCACCGTATGCCACGCGCCGCAGGCAAATATCGAACCGAAATTTAAAAATAATTTCGTTCCCGAATACCGCGACGCTAACTCCTCCGAGCGCTCAAATTTACTCGACGTGTTAAATGAAGGCGTTAGATGA
- a CDS encoding 4Fe-4S dicluster domain-containing protein: protein MTQSAGRRELFTKFLGGKTAQKFIAPPYFCGEFGCTDCDAPCASACNRELLSFENERVNFKFKSLGCNFCKECALACEEAGREVLNLKFAAIIEAKIFIDVHSCLAWNGTICCSCQDVCRFRAIEFLGVFRPSVNQKCTGCAQCMEVCFANSIKMEAL from the coding sequence ATGACGCAAAGCGCTGGCAGACGCGAGCTATTTACTAAATTTTTGGGCGGCAAAACCGCTCAAAAATTTATTGCGCCGCCTTATTTTTGCGGCGAATTCGGCTGCACGGATTGCGACGCGCCTTGCGCTAGCGCTTGTAATAGAGAGCTTTTGAGCTTTGAAAACGAGAGAGTAAATTTTAAATTTAAGTCCTTGGGCTGCAACTTCTGTAAAGAGTGCGCGCTCGCTTGCGAGGAGGCGGGACGAGAGGTTTTAAATTTAAAATTTGCAGCTATTATCGAAGCTAAAATTTTTATCGACGTGCATAGCTGCCTTGCGTGGAACGGGACGATTTGTTGTAGCTGTCAGGATGTTTGCCGATTTAGAGCGATCGAGTTTTTGGGCGTTTTTCGCCCGAGCGTAAATCAAAAATGCACGGGCTGCGCGCAGTGTATGGAGGTTTGCTTCGCAAATAGTATCAAAATGGAGGCGTTATGA
- a CDS encoding WD40 repeat domain-containing protein → MRKVILFLAAVFCLNFAALNLAAAPLEISQPDRVIKAGANVISSNLIDEILYLGTDGGELDIYDIKADKFLEPIKFRTVKTHFSDAEPTKIFSIDRLGDTLLVLTEMDYNERYLYVFKKEGTLWSEISNMRLANKSAKKAFFIDEKTAVVSDFGNEIYFIDLESKKAVFKHKFSIALYVDFEINKTRDKIAIGAESGVIYIYNLKTRQTEQTLNFFKDNMYDIDYKNDVVAVGSIDKQAGVYDGRMNYFKSDFIVYAVGLSEDAKTFSFMNGEQSDILVYDVSSKEKLATVKTGQQILNEIYLSNEGRLISVAYEKEVKFWSVK, encoded by the coding sequence ATGAGAAAGGTTATTTTATTTTTAGCGGCGGTTTTTTGCTTAAATTTCGCCGCGTTAAATTTGGCGGCGGCTCCGCTTGAAATTTCGCAGCCTGATAGAGTTATAAAAGCGGGCGCAAACGTGATAAGCTCAAATCTGATAGATGAAATTTTATATCTGGGCACGGACGGCGGTGAGCTTGATATCTATGATATAAAAGCGGATAAATTTTTAGAACCGATCAAATTTCGCACGGTAAAGACCCACTTTAGCGACGCCGAACCTACTAAAATTTTTAGCATCGACCGCTTGGGCGATACGCTTTTGGTTTTAACCGAGATGGACTACAACGAGCGCTATTTATATGTTTTTAAAAAAGAGGGTACGCTCTGGAGTGAGATTAGTAATATGCGCCTAGCTAATAAATCGGCTAAAAAAGCGTTTTTTATAGACGAAAAAACGGCGGTGGTGTCGGACTTCGGCAATGAAATTTACTTCATCGACCTAGAAAGCAAAAAAGCCGTCTTTAAACATAAATTTTCCATAGCGCTTTACGTGGATTTCGAGATAAACAAAACCCGCGACAAAATCGCTATCGGAGCCGAAAGCGGCGTGATTTATATCTATAATCTAAAAACTCGCCAAACCGAGCAGACGCTAAATTTCTTTAAAGACAATATGTATGACATCGACTACAAAAACGACGTCGTAGCCGTTGGCAGTATCGATAAGCAAGCGGGCGTTTATGACGGGCGGATGAATTATTTTAAATCAGATTTTATAGTGTATGCGGTGGGGCTTAGTGAAGATGCGAAGACGTTTAGCTTTATGAACGGCGAGCAAAGCGATATCCTGGTTTATGACGTCTCGAGCAAAGAAAAGCTGGCGACCGTAAAGACGGGACAGCAAATTTTGAATGAAATTTATCTCTCGAACGAAGGCAGGCTAATTAGCGTCGCATACGAAAAAGAGGTTAAATTTTGGAGCGTAAAATGA
- a CDS encoding chaperone NapD — MNISSAIAYAKKGKEAADVAKKIDKIEGCEVVAAQEGKIVVVMSAENLDGEIELFKVLESVEGVAGVAMIYSYQEDLQKDVESIKKSGKISEILFDENIDAKDIVYNGNIGDRAK; from the coding sequence ATGAACATCTCAAGCGCGATAGCGTATGCTAAAAAGGGAAAAGAGGCTGCGGATGTAGCAAAGAAAATAGATAAGATCGAGGGCTGCGAGGTCGTCGCCGCGCAAGAGGGCAAGATCGTGGTCGTGATGAGCGCGGAAAATCTTGACGGCGAAATAGAGCTTTTTAAAGTATTGGAAAGCGTAGAGGGAGTCGCGGGAGTCGCGATGATTTATAGCTATCAAGAGGATCTGCAAAAAGATGTCGAGAGTATCAAAAAAAGCGGTAAGATAAGCGAAATTTTATTCGACGAAAACATTGACGCCAAGGACATCGTGTATAACGGAAACATCGGCGACAGAGCCAAATAA
- a CDS encoding porin, which yields MKLAKISLAALVALGAFSTLNATPLEEAIKDVDFSGFARYRYTGNKLNVNDKKETKANHNFRFVGTFKAALDDNFFGVLGLRYAASDGSGYNNDFTNTTSSFGVREFYLGYKAGNTTVTAGKQFAGTYFEGDLVATGLRVQNTDVSGLTLVGVAFDALETDKIDYDGKLLSGVAGSRTLNYYGLGAMGSYDPVNFKAWWAYLEDTANLFAADVALKFDFDAVKLGLQGQYVHNESKDDDNYGDANFFATKGNVGFFGVNLNAGYIHYKAKENKLSFVTVEDNGKLINPAKLLNSVMNGSAQYYNNIKDKNDYWFIGAAYKFDKFGLFANYIDGKGYSWARKKRIDRDEWNIGGNYAYSKKLNFSTFYAATKEKDGDYKNKHDRIRFEAKYSF from the coding sequence ATGAAACTTGCTAAAATTTCTTTAGCTGCTTTGGTTGCGCTCGGCGCTTTCTCTACTTTAAATGCTACTCCGCTTGAAGAAGCTATTAAAGATGTGGATTTTTCAGGGTTTGCAAGGTATCGATATACCGGTAATAAACTAAACGTAAATGACAAAAAAGAGACGAAAGCAAATCACAATTTCAGATTTGTAGGTACGTTTAAGGCTGCGCTTGATGACAATTTCTTTGGCGTTTTGGGCCTAAGATACGCTGCAAGTGACGGTTCCGGATATAATAACGACTTTACAAATACTACAAGTTCATTTGGCGTAAGAGAGTTTTATCTCGGCTATAAGGCGGGCAATACTACCGTAACCGCAGGTAAGCAATTTGCCGGTACATATTTTGAAGGTGACTTGGTTGCAACCGGTTTGAGGGTTCAAAATACCGATGTTTCAGGTCTTACTTTAGTAGGTGTCGCATTTGATGCTCTTGAAACCGATAAAATCGATTACGACGGTAAGTTATTATCAGGCGTAGCCGGCTCAAGAACTCTTAACTACTACGGCCTAGGCGCAATGGGAAGCTATGATCCAGTAAATTTCAAAGCTTGGTGGGCGTATCTTGAAGATACTGCAAACTTATTTGCGGCGGACGTGGCTTTGAAATTCGACTTTGACGCCGTAAAACTAGGATTGCAAGGACAATACGTTCATAACGAATCAAAAGATGACGATAACTATGGCGATGCAAATTTCTTCGCAACCAAAGGTAACGTAGGATTTTTCGGAGTTAATTTAAATGCCGGTTATATCCACTATAAGGCAAAAGAGAATAAATTGTCTTTTGTAACTGTTGAAGACAACGGCAAGCTAATCAACCCGGCTAAACTTCTTAACTCCGTAATGAACGGTAGCGCTCAATACTACAATAATATCAAAGATAAAAACGACTATTGGTTTATCGGCGCAGCATACAAATTTGACAAATTTGGCCTATTTGCCAACTATATCGACGGTAAAGGCTACAGCTGGGCACGCAAAAAAAGAATCGATAGAGACGAGTGGAATATCGGAGGCAATTATGCTTACAGCAAAAAGCTTAACTTCTCTACATTCTATGCGGCAACTAAAGAAAAAGACGGAGATTACAAAAATAAACACGATCGTATAAGATTTGAGGCTAAATATAGCTTCTAA
- a CDS encoding c-type cytochrome, which produces MKFMHFSLLACFFAFSLNAADEPSYIFEAKGEFAKELKSLVEKYSKDENISINVYEKAPETDSGGKFLNIGVDSKRRYSVEKGRELYAKNCASCHGEDGNKRAYGVSEKLTKVSAESIEAAFSGYLNDTDYGGSMRNLMKSVASKTTYSDLGAIIAFLKGKDALQYKGREQENSDISTTPTQGSYLK; this is translated from the coding sequence ATGAAATTTATGCATTTTTCGCTTTTAGCGTGTTTTTTTGCTTTTTCCTTGAATGCCGCCGACGAACCCAGTTATATATTTGAGGCAAAAGGCGAATTTGCAAAAGAGTTAAAAAGCTTAGTCGAAAAATATTCTAAAGACGAAAATATAAGCATAAACGTTTATGAAAAAGCTCCCGAAACTGATAGCGGCGGTAAATTTTTAAACATCGGCGTGGATAGCAAAAGAAGATATAGCGTAGAAAAAGGACGCGAGCTATATGCTAAAAATTGCGCCTCTTGCCACGGCGAGGATGGAAACAAAAGGGCTTACGGCGTATCCGAAAAGCTGACTAAAGTAAGTGCAGAGAGCATAGAAGCCGCTTTTTCAGGCTATTTGAATGATACTGATTATGGCGGAAGTATGAGAAATTTAATGAAATCGGTCGCCTCAAAAACAACTTATAGCGATCTGGGAGCGATCATCGCCTTTTTAAAAGGCAAAGATGCGTTGCAATACAAAGGAAGAGAGCAGGAAAATTCGGATATTTCCACTACCCCTACACAAGGAAGCTATTTAAAATAA
- a CDS encoding major outer membrane protein, which produces MKIAKISLAALVALGAFSTVASATPLEEAIKNVDLSGYARYRYNNITVKKNNGEKDNTTAHHQFKSEFSFKAALDDNFYGVLSLRYNAKDSSAHNADGNKDNTNTTSTFNVKEFYLGYKVGNTTITAGKQTVGSFFTDDVVGTGLRVTNQDITGLTLAAIAFDALENGSETDNGLPDAVRNAAFAENLYGVAAIGSYDPVSFQLWYASLIDIVNLIAADVNLSFNISDDVNLGAQIQYGHADIDNKVGPDFKDTDFYATELSAEVFGADLAAGYIGYKVHDKAAGLITLEDQGSFIEVGEIKSALDYTALEGRGSFWFLKAGYTFAEKFKIDGDYSNGKVKDAKGDKEKYQEYVARLTYDYSAKLKFSSFYAYEINKHQDNSKDKTKQLRFQAKYTF; this is translated from the coding sequence ATGAAAATTGCTAAAATTTCATTGGCAGCTTTGGTTGCACTAGGTGCTTTCTCAACCGTAGCGAGTGCTACGCCGCTTGAAGAAGCTATTAAGAATGTAGATCTTTCAGGATATGCAAGATATAGATATAATAATATCACCGTCAAAAAAAATAACGGTGAAAAAGATAACACGACCGCACATCACCAATTTAAATCCGAATTTTCTTTCAAGGCCGCGCTTGACGATAATTTCTACGGCGTGTTAAGCTTGAGATATAACGCCAAAGACAGCTCGGCTCATAATGCTGACGGTAACAAGGACAACACAAACACTACAAGTACGTTTAACGTAAAAGAATTTTACCTAGGATATAAAGTAGGTAACACTACGATAACTGCCGGTAAGCAAACCGTAGGCTCATTCTTTACCGACGATGTTGTTGGCACAGGTCTTAGGGTGACAAATCAAGATATTACAGGTTTAACTCTTGCCGCGATTGCATTTGACGCTCTTGAAAACGGTTCAGAAACCGATAACGGCTTGCCTGACGCGGTAAGAAACGCGGCATTTGCCGAAAATCTTTACGGAGTCGCAGCTATAGGCTCATACGATCCTGTAAGTTTCCAACTATGGTATGCTAGCCTAATCGACATAGTTAATCTTATAGCAGCTGATGTGAACCTTAGCTTTAACATATCCGATGACGTAAATCTCGGCGCTCAAATTCAATACGGACATGCCGATATAGATAATAAAGTCGGTCCTGATTTCAAAGATACCGATTTTTATGCTACCGAGCTTAGCGCAGAAGTATTTGGCGCTGACCTAGCTGCCGGCTATATCGGGTATAAGGTTCATGACAAAGCCGCCGGCCTTATAACTCTAGAAGACCAAGGTTCGTTTATCGAGGTCGGCGAGATAAAATCAGCGCTTGACTATACCGCTCTTGAGGGTAGAGGTAGCTTCTGGTTCTTGAAAGCGGGATATACTTTTGCTGAGAAATTTAAAATAGACGGCGATTACTCTAACGGTAAAGTTAAAGATGCTAAAGGCGATAAAGAAAAGTATCAAGAATACGTAGCAAGACTAACTTACGACTACAGTGCTAAGCTTAAGTTCTCAAGCTTTTATGCATATGAGATCAATAAGCATCAAGACAATTCAAAAGACAAGACTAAACAGCTAAGATTCCAAGCTAAATACACATTCTAA
- a CDS encoding Dps family protein: MSKVVTQLNQIQADAHALFIKFHDYHWNVKGIQFFSVHEYTEKAYEDMAEIFDDAAERAIQLGGKAVTKPEELNKLAHPKIDNKGSYTPTEVLNGILGEYEHLLGEFKKLEEVADKAKDSTTVAMAQDKIAKYEKAIWMLKATLA; the protein is encoded by the coding sequence ATGTCAAAAGTTGTTACTCAGTTAAATCAAATCCAGGCCGACGCTCACGCGTTATTTATCAAATTTCACGACTATCACTGGAATGTAAAAGGTATTCAGTTTTTTAGCGTGCACGAATACACCGAAAAAGCCTATGAAGATATGGCGGAGATATTCGACGATGCTGCGGAGCGCGCCATACAGCTAGGCGGTAAAGCCGTCACGAAACCGGAGGAGCTAAACAAGCTGGCTCACCCGAAAATCGACAACAAAGGCAGCTATACTCCTACCGAAGTATTAAATGGAATTTTGGGCGAGTATGAGCACCTTTTGGGTGAATTTAAAAAGCTGGAAGAAGTCGCGGACAAAGCAAAAGATAGCACAACCGTAGCTATGGCGCAAGATAAAATCGCCAAATACGAAAAAGCTATCTGGATGCTAAAAGCTACCTTGGCATAA